In a single window of the Cucumis melo cultivar AY chromosome 11, USDA_Cmelo_AY_1.0, whole genome shotgun sequence genome:
- the LOC103499007 gene encoding chromo domain-containing protein LHP1-like isoform X2: MKCKGGVGRKKSASPSMEVVVGSIQDAMDSGEVHGGNSDYANANINNNPINGSEPSNSHLTETHQDQNLEEPDDDDGEGDEEDEQDGDEAAFASQRTNLDDGFYEIEAIRRKRVRKGQLQYLIKWRGWPEAANTWEPLENLHTCSDFIEAFEQSLMTGKQRKRKRKHGVVHTQTKKRQHQQRGSFSAYNVTDVEISVVDQRLPSAPLNLSSLTNPYAHSQSLVYNHEGEKNGDVTAIERGKQTDIDNMGRNATQRSEWKKDEHEYDPKLSELKATVLTNIAVTDKHVINVQDARTTENNGSAAGLSKGAFVEPVTDNRCTGARRRKSGSVRRFRHDSTLSELPRSQSAELTLAVVESGVRVEPIGVENSGYHGESLSRNNKTDDARNETSIIKIIKPLGYSASVSNNMQDVLVTFVAMRSDGTEVVVDNKFLKAINPLLLINFYEQHLRYTTRS; this comes from the exons ATGAAATGCAAAGGGGGAGTAGGGAGGAAGAAAAGTGCAAGCCCTTCAATGGAGGTTGTTGTGGGTTCAATTCAGGACGCCATGGATAGTGGTGAAGTTCATGGAGGCAACTCGGATTACGCTAATGCGAACATTAACAATAATCCCATTAATGGCTCCGAGCCTTCAAATTCCCATTTGACAGAGACCCATCAAGATCAAAACCTAGAAGAGCCTGATGATGATGATGGCGAAGGGgacgaagaagatgaacaagATGGAGATGAGGCTGCTTTTGCTTCTCAGAGAACTAATCTCGATGATGGGTTTTATGAAATTGAAGCCATTCGTCGAAAAAGGGTTCGGAAG GGCCAGCTTCAGTACTTGATCAAATG GCGTGGCTGGCCGGAGGCGGCTAATACTTGGGAGCCCTTGGAGAATCTCCATACATGTTCCGATTTCATCGAGGCGTTCGAACAGAG TTTAATGACGGGAAAACAGCGGAAACGGAAGCGAAAACATGGGGTTGTTCATACTCAAACCAAGAAAAGGCAGCACCAGCAGCGAGGCAGTTTTTCAGCTTACAATGTCACAGATGTTGAAATCAGTGTTGTTGATCAACGTCTGCCCTCTGCTCCTTTGAACTTGTCTAGCTTGACTAATCCTTATGCTCATTCACAATCACTAGTTTATAATCACGAAGGAGAAAAGAATGGAGATGTGACTGCTATTGAAAGAGGCAAGCAAACCGATATTGATAATATGGGCAGGAATGCTACTCAACGATCTGAATGGAAGAAAGATGAACATGAGTATGACCCCAAACTCAGTGAGCTTAAGGCAACAGTATTAACAAACATAGCCGTTACCGATAAGCATGTAATCAATGTTCAAGATGCCAGGACAACAGAGAACAATGGCTCTGCAGCTGGTCTTTCTAAAGGTGCCTTTGTGGAACCAGTTACTGATAATCGGTGCACCGGGGCTAGGAGAAGGAAGTCTGGTTCAGTTAGAAGGTTTAGACATGATTCAACTTTATCTGAACTGCCTAGGTCTCAAAGTGCAGAATTGACATTAGCTGTTGTAGAATCTGGTGTCAGAGTGGAACCAATAGGGGTTGAGAATTCTGGATATCATGGAGAAAGTTTAAGTCGTAATAACAAGACAGATGACGCCAGAAACGAAACGAGTATCATCAAGATTATTAAACCGTTAGGGTATTCAGCTTCTGTGTCAAACAACATGCAGGATGTGTTGGTAACTTTTGTGGCCATGAG GTCTGATGGGACAGAAGTGGTGGTTGACAACAAATTTCTCAAGGCTATCAATCCCCTATTG TTGATCAACTTCTATGAGCAACATCTACGCTATACTACCAGATCATAA
- the LOC103499007 gene encoding chromo domain-containing protein LHP1-like isoform X1, whose product MKCKGGVGRKKSASPSMEVVVGSIQDAMDSGEVHGGNSDYANANINNNPINGSEPSNSHLTETHQDQNLEEPDDDDGEGDEEDEQDGDEAAFASQRTNLDDGFYEIEAIRRKRVRKGQLQYLIKWRGWPEAANTWEPLENLHTCSDFIEAFEQSLMTGKQRKRKRKHGVVHTQTKKRQHQQRGSFSAYNVTDVEISVVDQRLPSAPLNLSSLTNPYAHSQSLVYNHEGEKNGDVTAIERGKQTDIDNMGRNATQRSEWKKDEHEYDPKLSELKATVLTNIAVTDKHVINVQDARTTENNGSAAGLSKGAFVEPVTDNRCTGARRRKSGSVRRFRHDSTLSELPRSQSAELTLAVVESGVRVEPIGVENSGYHGESLSRNNKTDDARNETSIIKIIKPLGYSASVSNNMQDVLVTFVAMRYYSFVFPLHLWSDGTEVVVDNKFLKAINPLLLINFYEQHLRYTTRS is encoded by the exons ATGAAATGCAAAGGGGGAGTAGGGAGGAAGAAAAGTGCAAGCCCTTCAATGGAGGTTGTTGTGGGTTCAATTCAGGACGCCATGGATAGTGGTGAAGTTCATGGAGGCAACTCGGATTACGCTAATGCGAACATTAACAATAATCCCATTAATGGCTCCGAGCCTTCAAATTCCCATTTGACAGAGACCCATCAAGATCAAAACCTAGAAGAGCCTGATGATGATGATGGCGAAGGGgacgaagaagatgaacaagATGGAGATGAGGCTGCTTTTGCTTCTCAGAGAACTAATCTCGATGATGGGTTTTATGAAATTGAAGCCATTCGTCGAAAAAGGGTTCGGAAG GGCCAGCTTCAGTACTTGATCAAATG GCGTGGCTGGCCGGAGGCGGCTAATACTTGGGAGCCCTTGGAGAATCTCCATACATGTTCCGATTTCATCGAGGCGTTCGAACAGAG TTTAATGACGGGAAAACAGCGGAAACGGAAGCGAAAACATGGGGTTGTTCATACTCAAACCAAGAAAAGGCAGCACCAGCAGCGAGGCAGTTTTTCAGCTTACAATGTCACAGATGTTGAAATCAGTGTTGTTGATCAACGTCTGCCCTCTGCTCCTTTGAACTTGTCTAGCTTGACTAATCCTTATGCTCATTCACAATCACTAGTTTATAATCACGAAGGAGAAAAGAATGGAGATGTGACTGCTATTGAAAGAGGCAAGCAAACCGATATTGATAATATGGGCAGGAATGCTACTCAACGATCTGAATGGAAGAAAGATGAACATGAGTATGACCCCAAACTCAGTGAGCTTAAGGCAACAGTATTAACAAACATAGCCGTTACCGATAAGCATGTAATCAATGTTCAAGATGCCAGGACAACAGAGAACAATGGCTCTGCAGCTGGTCTTTCTAAAGGTGCCTTTGTGGAACCAGTTACTGATAATCGGTGCACCGGGGCTAGGAGAAGGAAGTCTGGTTCAGTTAGAAGGTTTAGACATGATTCAACTTTATCTGAACTGCCTAGGTCTCAAAGTGCAGAATTGACATTAGCTGTTGTAGAATCTGGTGTCAGAGTGGAACCAATAGGGGTTGAGAATTCTGGATATCATGGAGAAAGTTTAAGTCGTAATAACAAGACAGATGACGCCAGAAACGAAACGAGTATCATCAAGATTATTAAACCGTTAGGGTATTCAGCTTCTGTGTCAAACAACATGCAGGATGTGTTGGTAACTTTTGTGGCCATGAGGTATTACAGCTTTGTCTTTCCTCTTCATTTATG GTCTGATGGGACAGAAGTGGTGGTTGACAACAAATTTCTCAAGGCTATCAATCCCCTATTG TTGATCAACTTCTATGAGCAACATCTACGCTATACTACCAGATCATAA